The Acropora palmata chromosome 10, jaAcrPala1.3, whole genome shotgun sequence genome contains a region encoding:
- the LOC141895367 gene encoding calcium release-activated calcium channel protein 1-like isoform X2, with product MVELQVEHGIPDALLIAFSVMTTVLISVHVFALMISVCILPNIEGIANINQKGTQMAEDSPHEKLHVYIETAWIFSTGLGTLLFLAEIAILSWVKFYLYSKPAALAASVVLVPVCIVFVWFAIHFYRTLVQHKYERSFQGVEELQQIAIHLHPDGGPLPSSTSPSPLTSQRV from the coding sequence ATGGTTGAACTTCAAGTGGAACATGGTATCCCAGATGCACTGTTGATAGCATTTAGCGTCATGACTACAGTTCTTATCTCCGTACATGTATTTGCACTTATGATATCAGTCTGCATTTTGCCGAACATTGAAGGCATTGCAAACATCAACCAAAAGGGAACGCAAATGGCAGAGGACTCACCACATGAGAAACTTCATGTGTACATTGAAACTGCGTGGATCTTTTCTACAGGCCTTGGAACACTGCTCTTTTTAGCAGAAATAGCAATTCTTTCATGGGTCAAGTTCTACTTGTATAGCAAACCAGCAGCACTTGCTGCATCAGTTGTGCTTGTGCCAGTGTGCATTGTATTTGTGTGGTTTGCCATTCATTTCTATCGGACACTGGTTCAACACAAGTATGAACGATCTTTTCAAGGAGTTGAGGAACTGCAACAAATTGCAATACACTTACACCCCGATGGAGGACCACTACCCAGTTCAACTTCTCCCAGCCCACTGACAAGCCAAAGGGTGTAA
- the LOC141895367 gene encoding calcium release-activated calcium channel protein 1-like isoform X1 encodes MKQADEESAQKLTMKRLFLTRGKLKASSRTSALMSGFAMVAMVELQVEHGIPDALLIAFSVMTTVLISVHVFALMISVCILPNIEGIANINQKGTQMAEDSPHEKLHVYIETAWIFSTGLGTLLFLAEIAILSWVKFYLYSKPAALAASVVLVPVCIVFVWFAIHFYRTLVQHKYERSFQGVEELQQIAIHLHPDGGPLPSSTSPSPLTSQRV; translated from the exons ATGAAGCAAGCTGATGAAGAGTCAGCTcaaaagttgaccatgaaaagaCTGTTTCTAACGCGAGGTAAACTGAAAGCATCCAGTCGCACATCAGCTCTGATGTCAGGCTTTGCAATG GTAGCAATGGTTGAACTTCAAGTGGAACATGGTATCCCAGATGCACTGTTGATAGCATTTAGCGTCATGACTACAGTTCTTATCTCCGTACATGTATTTGCACTTATGATATCAGTCTGCATTTTGCCGAACATTGAAGGCATTGCAAACATCAACCAAAAGGGAACGCAAATGGCAGAGGACTCACCACATGAGAAACTTCATGTGTACATTGAAACTGCGTGGATCTTTTCTACAGGCCTTGGAACACTGCTCTTTTTAGCAGAAATAGCAATTCTTTCATGGGTCAAGTTCTACTTGTATAGCAAACCAGCAGCACTTGCTGCATCAGTTGTGCTTGTGCCAGTGTGCATTGTATTTGTGTGGTTTGCCATTCATTTCTATCGGACACTGGTTCAACACAAGTATGAACGATCTTTTCAAGGAGTTGAGGAACTGCAACAAATTGCAATACACTTACACCCCGATGGAGGACCACTACCCAGTTCAACTTCTCCCAGCCCACTGACAAGCCAAAGGGTGTAA